The following coding sequences are from one Chloracidobacterium sp. window:
- a CDS encoding DUF2520 domain-containing protein: MLSVTIIGPGRVGGAMALALPASKYKIEQFVVGDGRSLAAVLSTSFAGSAVSEVSGLEIISSDIVLVTVPDSEIASVAAAISTRINNPPVVLHTSGALSSDVLSSLSEIGCSVGSIHPLASISTAESGAGRLNGAYFCIEGNPIAVSTADRVAKDLGGIPFTIDTATKALYHASAVIACGHFVALFDTAADLMSRVVGEREKAVAILLPLVGSTFANLRDQDTASALTGTFARTDVGTFASHVEALQDIGDQNIVDIYLDLGLRSLKLALENGADPDRAAEIRRRISLAKGNG, translated from the coding sequence ATGTTGTCGGTCACCATTATAGGGCCTGGTCGGGTAGGCGGAGCGATGGCCTTGGCTCTGCCAGCGTCGAAATACAAGATCGAACAATTCGTCGTTGGCGACGGACGCAGCCTTGCCGCTGTTTTAAGTACATCGTTTGCTGGATCGGCCGTCTCTGAGGTCTCCGGTCTCGAGATTATATCTTCGGACATCGTATTGGTGACGGTCCCTGACAGTGAGATCGCCTCGGTTGCCGCCGCCATAAGCACGCGAATTAATAATCCACCAGTCGTACTTCATACGAGCGGAGCATTGTCGTCGGACGTGCTGTCCTCGCTTTCCGAGATCGGTTGCAGTGTTGGTTCGATCCATCCTTTGGCCTCGATCAGCACAGCTGAATCGGGTGCGGGCCGACTGAATGGTGCGTACTTCTGTATTGAGGGGAACCCGATCGCAGTATCGACAGCAGACAGGGTAGCGAAAGACCTAGGCGGAATTCCATTTACGATCGACACGGCAACCAAGGCTCTGTATCACGCATCTGCGGTAATAGCTTGCGGACACTTCGTCGCTCTTTTTGATACTGCTGCGGACCTAATGTCCAGAGTCGTCGGCGAACGTGAAAAAGCAGTTGCGATACTTTTGCCGTTGGTTGGGAGCACGTTCGCAAATCTGCGAGATCAGGACACAGCGTCAGCATTGACCGGTACTTTCGCGAGAACCGACGTGGGAACATTTGCCTCACACGTCGAGGCACTGCAGGATATAGGTGACCAAAATATTGTCGATATTTATCTCGACCTCGGGTTGAGATCGCTGAAGCTTGCTTTGGAAAATGGTGCTGACCCCGATCGAGCCGCTGAGATCCGTCGTCGGATTTCTCTGGCAAAAGGAAATGGCTAA
- a CDS encoding transcriptional repressor encodes MPKAKYRFETERAIFVEHIQRAGLRKTSQRDLIMETFLSTEEHLTIEDLHRLVQKRDASVGHTTVYRTLKLLTEAGLAREVRFGDNKTYFEHHHDHEHHDHMICTGCGRVLEFFSEAIEDLQDKMAERFGFLPTHHSLRMWGLCSDCQSTSENNVATPSGAQPRVRVKTAIDR; translated from the coding sequence ATGCCGAAAGCGAAATACAGATTTGAGACGGAAAGGGCGATCTTCGTCGAGCACATTCAGCGGGCGGGTCTTCGTAAAACGTCGCAACGCGATCTGATAATGGAGACGTTTTTAAGCACCGAAGAGCATCTGACCATTGAGGACCTTCATCGTCTTGTCCAGAAACGCGATGCGAGCGTCGGGCACACGACGGTCTATCGAACTTTGAAGTTGCTTACTGAGGCTGGATTGGCACGCGAAGTCCGCTTTGGCGACAACAAAACGTATTTTGAGCACCATCACGATCACGAACACCACGATCATATGATCTGTACGGGTTGTGGCCGCGTGCTCGAATTTTTTTCGGAAGCGATCGAAGATCTGCAGGATAAGATGGCGGAACGGTTCGGGTTCTTACCGACGCATCATAGCCTTCGGATGTGGGGCTTATGCAGTGATTGCCAAAGCACGTCGGAAAATAATGTGGCGACGCCGTCGGGTGCCCAACCACGTGTTCGTGTAAAGACAGCGATCGATAGATAG